One Phoenix dactylifera cultivar Barhee BC4 unplaced genomic scaffold, palm_55x_up_171113_PBpolish2nd_filt_p 001905F, whole genome shotgun sequence DNA segment encodes these proteins:
- the LOC120109206 gene encoding uncharacterized protein LOC120109206 isoform X1, with protein sequence MAGPSLSLRSSQLPYLLLLVILGLFSFASSDFASDRAECANQLTGLATCLTYVENRASTPTPDCCSGLKQVLATNRKCLCVLIKDRDEPGLGIKLNVTTAMALPSVCRASSNISECPKLLNLPPGSAEAQIFEQYGRSPPAARYEGKRRCVDEQRGRECECTRELPWRKEMVGSGEGWWHVLIFSTSRCLPAPGWLSWPQNKIKRDSLGLVTKTFLSLCTSKPLNPILCLSNHPSCSCCWLLPGISPFLSVLNPLLLYLYIYGLQCGLLDR encoded by the exons ATGGCTGGCCCCTCCCTTTCGCTTCGCAGCTCTCAGCTACCATACTTGCTGCTATTGGTAATACTGGGACTGTTTAGCTTTGCAAGCTCGGACTTTGCGAGCGACCGGGCGGAGTGCGCGAACCAGCTCACAGGGCTGGCAACATGTCTCACCTACGTCGAGAACAGAGCCTCGACTCCAACACCAGACTGCTGTTCTGGCCTCAAGCAGGTCCTGGCCACGAATCGCAAATGCCTGTGCGTTCTCATCAAAGATCGCGATGAGCCCGGTCTCGGGATCAAGTTAAACGTCACAACTGCCATGGCTCTACCTTCCGTGTGTCGTGCATCTTCTAATATATCTGAATGCCCAA AGCTTTTGAACCTGCCTCCAGGCTCAGCAGAAGCCCAGATTTTCGAGCAGTACGGAAGATCTCCTCCAGCAGCCCGATACGAAGG CAAACGCCGGTGCGTCGACGAGCAACGAGGCCGGGAGTGCGAGTGCACAAGGGAATTGCCATGGAGGAAAGAAATGGTTGGGAGTGGGGAAGGTTGGTGGCATGTCCTCATCTTTTCTACTTCTCGTTGCCTACCTGCTCCTGGGTGGCTAAGCTGGCcacagaataaaataaaaagagacaGTTTAGGTTTGGTCACAAAGACGTTCTTGTCTCTCTGTACTTCCAAACCACTGAACCCAATACTTTGCCTCTCCAATCATCCATCTTGTTCCTGTTGTTGGCTATTGCCTGGaatctctccttttctctctgtaCTAAATCCTTTGCTtttgtatttatatatatatggctTGCAGTGTGGTCTATTGGACAGATAA
- the LOC120109206 gene encoding non-specific lipid transfer protein GPI-anchored 13-like isoform X2 — translation MAGPSLSLRSSQLPYLLLLVILGLFSFASSDFASDRAECANQLTGLATCLTYVENRASTPTPDCCSGLKQVLATNRKCLCVLIKDRDEPGLGIKLNVTTAMALPSVCRASSNISECPKLLNLPPGSAEAQIFEQYGRSPPATANAGASTSNEAGSASAQGNCHGGKKWLGVGKVGGMSSSFLLLVAYLLLGG, via the exons ATGGCTGGCCCCTCCCTTTCGCTTCGCAGCTCTCAGCTACCATACTTGCTGCTATTGGTAATACTGGGACTGTTTAGCTTTGCAAGCTCGGACTTTGCGAGCGACCGGGCGGAGTGCGCGAACCAGCTCACAGGGCTGGCAACATGTCTCACCTACGTCGAGAACAGAGCCTCGACTCCAACACCAGACTGCTGTTCTGGCCTCAAGCAGGTCCTGGCCACGAATCGCAAATGCCTGTGCGTTCTCATCAAAGATCGCGATGAGCCCGGTCTCGGGATCAAGTTAAACGTCACAACTGCCATGGCTCTACCTTCCGTGTGTCGTGCATCTTCTAATATATCTGAATGCCCAA AGCTTTTGAACCTGCCTCCAGGCTCAGCAGAAGCCCAGATTTTCGAGCAGTACGGAAGATCTCCTCCAGC TACAGCAAACGCCGGTGCGTCGACGAGCAACGAGGCCGGGAGTGCGAGTGCACAAGGGAATTGCCATGGAGGAAAGAAATGGTTGGGAGTGGGGAAGGTTGGTGGCATGTCCTCATCTTTTCTACTTCTCGTTGCCTACCTGCTCCTGGGTGGCTAA